A window of Panicum hallii strain FIL2 unplaced genomic scaffold, PHallii_v3.1 scaffold_197, whole genome shotgun sequence contains these coding sequences:
- the LOC112878645 gene encoding uncharacterized protein LOC112878645 isoform X2 — MIKSSEDGSSKHAGWETHSWFYIVVRISLFLWVALLNLITISTWARVIDVMDSEVISYVLTRPGRELLFTVVSLDEKYKAKVCIDVIVQRLVMRQLLEFIVCCSADLRRKQTWLPYMHCRQILQGFRRHLQHPNS, encoded by the exons ATGATCAAGTCTAGTGAAGATGGTTCAAGTAAGCATGCAGGGTGGGAAACCCACAGCTGGTTCTACATAGTAGTGAGAATAAGCTTGTTTCTTTGG GTTGCTTTACTTAATCTCATTACAATATCAACTTGGGCAAGGGTAATTGATGTCATGGATAGTGAG GTAATCAGTTATGTTTTGACAAGGCCTGGAAGGGAGTTGTTGTTTACAGTTGTTTCACTGGACGAAAAGtacaaagctaag GTCTGTATAGATGTTATTGTCCAAAGACTGGTGATGCGACAGCTGCTGGAATTTATAGTTTGCTGTTCAGCAGACTTGAGAAGAAAGCAAACATGGTTACCCTATATGCATTGCCG ACAAATCTTGCAAGGCTTCAGGCGGCACCTGCAGCATCCTAATTCCTGA
- the LOC112878645 gene encoding uncharacterized protein LOC112878645 isoform X1 — translation MIKSSEDGSSKHAGWETHSWFYIVVRISLFLWVALLNLITISTWARVIDVMDSEVISYVLTRPGRELLFTVVSLDEKYKAKVCIDVIVQRLVMRQLLEFIVCCSADLRRKQTWLPYMHCRSASFGFSLHFIWDASRQILQGFRRHLQHPNS, via the exons ATGATCAAGTCTAGTGAAGATGGTTCAAGTAAGCATGCAGGGTGGGAAACCCACAGCTGGTTCTACATAGTAGTGAGAATAAGCTTGTTTCTTTGG GTTGCTTTACTTAATCTCATTACAATATCAACTTGGGCAAGGGTAATTGATGTCATGGATAGTGAG GTAATCAGTTATGTTTTGACAAGGCCTGGAAGGGAGTTGTTGTTTACAGTTGTTTCACTGGACGAAAAGtacaaagctaag GTCTGTATAGATGTTATTGTCCAAAGACTGGTGATGCGACAGCTGCTGGAATTTATAGTTTGCTGTTCAGCAGACTTGAGAAGAAAGCAAACATGGTTACCCTATATGCATTGCCG CTCTGCTTCCTTTGGCTTCTCACTGCATTTCATTTGGGACGCCTCCAGACAAATCTTGCAAGGCTTCAGGCGGCACCTGCAGCATCCTAATTCCTGA